The segment GCGGCGACAGCGACAGTGGCGGCCGGAGAAGCTGATGACAGGAGAGAGGGGGAGCAGGCTTGATAAAAAAACAACATGCCGTAATAGCCTGTGCCGTCCTTGTCCTGGTCGGTGGACTATACTATATACTGGGGGGAGACTCGGCTTCTACCCGTCAGCCGGTATCGGAAGCAGGCAGTACAATAACGGATAAACTCTCCTATTCCGGCAGCTCCATTATCGAAGAACATGACGGCAAACGTTCCTGGGAACTGTCTGCCGAGACGATAGAAGTAGATCCTAATACGAAGAATACGACATTAAAAAATATAACCGGTACGTTTTACCGGGATGATGGCAGTAAAATTGTGGTAACTGCCCCGCAAGGTTCGATTGACGGCACAACCCGGGATATTGTTCTTGACAGCCAGGTGAAGGCGGTGGCCGAGGACGGCGCTACCTTTACGGCGCCTACCGTACGGTTTAATAACGCCGAAAAACGCTATTACGGTACCGGCGGTATCCGGGTGACAAGGGACGGTACCGTGCTTACCGGGGACCAACTGGAGAGCGACGCCAATATGGAAAAAATTAAAGTGTCGGGCCATGCCCACATTATACAGGGAGGGAAAGCCCAGTGAAACATCTGACGAAACAAATGATTAGCGGGTTGGCTGTGCTGATGGTACTTGGCCTGTCCGGTGCCCGTATTGATGCCGCACAGCAGCAGCCGGTGGAAATGGATGCCGACACCATTGAATATAACTCAACCAGCGGCCTGATGCAGGCTGACGGCGGTGTCCGGTTTGTACAGGGAGAGGCTGTTTTGACCGGGCAAAGCGCCCAGTATAATACTAAAACCAAGGAAGGCTATGTGACCGGCGGCGTTAAGGCGGTCAAAGATACAGCCACCCTTACGGCACCGGAGGTGCGCTCTTATGGCGATAATCATCTGGTGGCATCCGGTGGCGGAGTGGTCTTGACGAAAGATGACAGCCGACTGGACGGTGATTTGGTTGATTACTACACTGATAAGGATTATGCCGTAGTGCCGAATGGCGGGGTGATTACCATGCCGGACGGTACCATGAAGGCCGACTATTTGGAAGCTTTCTTAAAAGAGAACCGGGCAGTAGGCAAGGGGAATGTGCATATTGTCAGTGAGGCGCGCAAACTGGACGCTACTTCCGATCAGGCGGTGTATTACGGCGGCAAGGACGGTAAAGCAGTGCTTACCGGCAATGCCCGCGCCGTACAGGACGGCAATGTTCTGACAGGCAGTACGTTGACCATCACGCTGGACGACAAGGCTATGACGGCTTCCGGCCGGCCACGGCTGGTTGTGACGCCGCAATAAATTGAAGAAACGAGGATACGACCGGCATGTATATTGAAACTGTCGATCTGGTAAAGACCTATAAGGGACGCAATGTGGTAAACGGTGTCTCGGTAAAGGTGAAGCAGGGGGAAATTGTGGGGCTGCTTGGGCCGAACGGTGCGGGCAAAACCACTACCTTTTATATGATTGTTGGTTTGGAGCGGCCCAATGCGGGACGGGTGATTGTAAACGGTGAGGATGTAACCTCCCTGCCGATGTACCGCCGCTCCCGCTTCGGCATCGGCTATCTGCCCCAGGAAGCCTCGGTTTTCCGGAAATTAACGGTGGAAGACAATCTGATGGCTATTCTGGAAACCACACCACAGAGCGAAGCGGAACGTAAGGATATGCTGGAGCGGCTGCTGGAAGAGTTTCATATTACCCATGTCCGCCAGCGAAAAGGGTCGGAGCTGTCCGGCGGAGAACGCCGGCGGGTGGAAATTGCCCGCTGCCTGTCGACCAATCCGTATTTTATTCTGCTCGATGAACCGTTCGCCGGAGTCGACCCGATCGCGGTGGCCGACATTCAAAATATTATCGGCTATTTGAAGGAACGGGGCATCGGCATTCTTATCACTGACCATAATGTCCGGGAGACGCTGAGCATTGTGGACAATGCCTATATCTTAAGCGAGGGGCAGATTCTGGTGGCTGGCGACAGCGATACCATTGCCGCCAGTGAAGTGGCCAGAAAGTTCTATTTAGGAGAAAATTTTGCCTTGTAGACATACTTTGCCAGGTCCGTTTGACAAAAGGTATGATATAATAGAGTAAACTGACTGTTAACGTGGTATTATGAAGATAATACCACGTCTTTCGTGTATGGGAGGCAGCAGCTTAGCTCGGGCTGCCATAGATTGTAACCGCCTTTTTACTGTAATACTTTTATTCTTTTGTGCCGGAGCGATACGGACAGATTAAAGGAGAATTGCC is part of the Propionispora hippei DSM 15287 genome and harbors:
- a CDS encoding LptA/OstA family protein, yielding MKHLTKQMISGLAVLMVLGLSGARIDAAQQQPVEMDADTIEYNSTSGLMQADGGVRFVQGEAVLTGQSAQYNTKTKEGYVTGGVKAVKDTATLTAPEVRSYGDNHLVASGGGVVLTKDDSRLDGDLVDYYTDKDYAVVPNGGVITMPDGTMKADYLEAFLKENRAVGKGNVHIVSEARKLDATSDQAVYYGGKDGKAVLTGNARAVQDGNVLTGSTLTITLDDKAMTASGRPRLVVTPQ
- the lptB gene encoding LPS export ABC transporter ATP-binding protein; this encodes MYIETVDLVKTYKGRNVVNGVSVKVKQGEIVGLLGPNGAGKTTTFYMIVGLERPNAGRVIVNGEDVTSLPMYRRSRFGIGYLPQEASVFRKLTVEDNLMAILETTPQSEAERKDMLERLLEEFHITHVRQRKGSELSGGERRRVEIARCLSTNPYFILLDEPFAGVDPIAVADIQNIIGYLKERGIGILITDHNVRETLSIVDNAYILSEGQILVAGDSDTIAASEVARKFYLGENFAL
- the lptC gene encoding LPS export ABC transporter periplasmic protein LptC; translated protein: MIKKQHAVIACAVLVLVGGLYYILGGDSASTRQPVSEAGSTITDKLSYSGSSIIEEHDGKRSWELSAETIEVDPNTKNTTLKNITGTFYRDDGSKIVVTAPQGSIDGTTRDIVLDSQVKAVAEDGATFTAPTVRFNNAEKRYYGTGGIRVTRDGTVLTGDQLESDANMEKIKVSGHAHIIQGGKAQ